A stretch of Corallococcus soli DNA encodes these proteins:
- a CDS encoding efflux RND transporter permease subunit produces the protein MSGNPSSHPPPRLAVAYAEMMVRRPGTVMAVLLLLLGLAVWGTSKLTINSNQLDLISQDLQEVKDVKRVIDMVGGSGFFMVALRGDDEATLKRVADDLAVMVGKDKEHARSLTYKIPVEFVQQNMVLFVKTEDLAEGKRRIMAFLKDQIRRSNPFYIEIKKTEPVKLDLQDLVDKYSSVGNKSIADDYYISQDRKLLLLLIKPMWDTNQIGQTKDYVEKLRKDLADYSKSNAAGVQLVEDYYKMGDKKTVAYGFTGSYKTAVDDSYAIEESLQPVTILALVAIFGITIAFFRKWAPTLIVVSGTVAGTLYTLGFTYVAVGELNMITSILGGILMGFGIDYGIHFIFRTRLELGAGKRYDVAIRDAVINAGRPALVSAVVVAGSFFVLMVSDFKGFSQFGFLAGTGTLLLGVTLFSWCPALLALAGRRNPELPQKLIGVMKPPSVNNASGKELRIPRPGLVLAVGCVVVAVVCGAAIPWKDGEPPAGADFFTRLPYGVRFNYNTRALMPANQPSVVLQDEINDRFKIASDPLAIYTKDLAETEALYKELTADPKKRPTISQVMSLFTFVPPEGIAQANTKILEEWQAELKDIEVSSLPPETQEKAQLFLKMLEARPFDVHNVPEIYATQFRHLPSTHPENHGYLTFIYPSVDLWDGKQMLQFADQTRSIKGMVTPGKFTDGPQGTPVEKEFRAAGATQLYASLARMVLKDAKLTIILTALWILAMHFADFRNAKLALASVIPLTVGLAMMLGFMALFDIRLNFMNVIILPILLGFGVSHGLYLLHRFLEGTSPLVALRSVGAAVASSTLTAVAGFAALLVAGHNGVRSMGIIACIGLITTLLVSFTVLAAVMQLMHDKRQRDAGSSPSNGSAGGDASSTRAA, from the coding sequence ATGAGCGGCAATCCCTCCTCGCATCCCCCGCCTCGCCTCGCCGTCGCCTACGCCGAGATGATGGTCCGTCGTCCCGGCACCGTGATGGCCGTGCTGCTGTTGCTGCTCGGCCTGGCCGTGTGGGGCACGTCGAAGCTCACCATCAACTCGAACCAGCTGGACCTCATCTCCCAGGACCTCCAGGAGGTGAAGGACGTCAAGCGCGTCATCGACATGGTGGGCGGCAGCGGCTTCTTCATGGTCGCGCTGCGCGGCGATGACGAGGCCACGCTCAAGCGCGTCGCGGACGACCTGGCCGTGATGGTGGGCAAGGACAAGGAGCACGCGCGCTCGCTCACGTACAAGATCCCCGTCGAGTTCGTGCAGCAGAACATGGTGCTGTTCGTGAAGACGGAGGACCTGGCCGAGGGCAAGCGCCGCATCATGGCGTTCCTCAAGGATCAGATCCGCCGCAGCAACCCGTTCTACATCGAGATCAAGAAGACGGAGCCGGTGAAGCTGGACCTGCAGGACCTGGTCGACAAGTACTCCAGCGTTGGCAACAAGAGCATCGCGGACGACTACTACATCTCCCAGGACCGCAAGCTGCTGCTGCTCCTCATCAAGCCGATGTGGGACACCAACCAGATTGGCCAGACGAAGGACTACGTGGAGAAGCTGCGCAAGGACCTGGCGGACTACTCCAAGTCCAACGCCGCGGGCGTGCAGCTGGTGGAGGACTACTACAAGATGGGCGACAAGAAGACGGTCGCCTACGGCTTCACGGGCTCCTACAAGACGGCGGTGGACGACTCGTACGCCATCGAGGAGTCGCTCCAGCCGGTGACCATCCTGGCGCTGGTCGCCATCTTCGGCATCACCATCGCGTTCTTCCGCAAGTGGGCGCCCACGCTCATCGTGGTGAGCGGCACGGTGGCGGGCACGCTGTACACGCTGGGCTTCACCTACGTGGCGGTGGGTGAGCTGAACATGATCACCTCCATCCTGGGCGGCATCCTGATGGGGTTCGGCATCGACTACGGCATCCACTTCATCTTCCGCACGCGCCTGGAGCTGGGCGCGGGCAAGCGCTACGACGTGGCCATCCGCGACGCGGTCATCAACGCGGGCCGGCCGGCGCTGGTGTCCGCGGTGGTGGTGGCGGGCTCCTTCTTCGTGCTGATGGTGAGCGACTTCAAGGGCTTCTCCCAGTTCGGCTTCCTGGCCGGCACGGGCACGCTGCTGCTCGGGGTGACGCTGTTCTCCTGGTGCCCGGCGCTGCTGGCGCTGGCGGGCCGCAGGAACCCGGAGCTGCCGCAGAAGCTGATTGGCGTGATGAAGCCGCCGTCGGTCAACAACGCCTCCGGCAAGGAGCTGCGCATCCCGCGTCCGGGCCTGGTGCTGGCGGTGGGCTGCGTGGTGGTGGCGGTGGTGTGCGGCGCGGCCATCCCCTGGAAGGATGGCGAGCCCCCCGCGGGCGCGGACTTCTTCACGCGCCTGCCGTACGGCGTGCGCTTCAACTACAACACCCGCGCGCTGATGCCGGCCAACCAGCCGTCGGTGGTGCTGCAGGACGAAATCAACGACCGCTTCAAGATCGCCAGCGACCCGCTCGCCATCTACACCAAGGACCTGGCGGAGACGGAGGCCCTCTACAAGGAGCTGACGGCCGACCCGAAGAAGCGCCCCACCATCTCCCAGGTGATGAGCCTCTTCACCTTCGTGCCGCCGGAGGGCATCGCGCAGGCGAACACGAAGATCCTGGAGGAGTGGCAGGCGGAGCTGAAGGACATCGAGGTGTCGTCGCTGCCGCCGGAGACGCAGGAGAAGGCGCAGCTGTTCCTGAAGATGCTGGAGGCGCGTCCCTTCGACGTGCACAACGTGCCGGAGATCTACGCCACGCAGTTCCGCCACCTGCCCAGCACCCACCCGGAGAACCACGGCTACCTCACGTTCATCTACCCGAGCGTGGACCTGTGGGACGGCAAGCAGATGCTCCAGTTCGCGGACCAGACGCGCTCCATCAAGGGCATGGTGACGCCGGGCAAGTTCACGGACGGGCCCCAGGGCACGCCGGTGGAGAAGGAGTTCCGCGCCGCGGGCGCCACGCAGCTTTACGCGTCGCTGGCGCGCATGGTGCTCAAGGACGCGAAGCTCACCATCATCCTCACCGCGCTGTGGATCCTGGCGATGCACTTCGCGGACTTCCGCAACGCGAAGCTGGCGCTGGCGTCCGTGATTCCGCTGACGGTGGGCCTGGCGATGATGCTGGGCTTCATGGCGCTGTTCGACATCCGCCTGAACTTCATGAACGTCATCATCCTGCCCATCCTGCTGGGCTTCGGCGTGAGCCACGGCCTGTACCTGCTGCACCGCTTCCTGGAGGGGACGTCCCCGCTGGTGGCGCTGCGCAGCGTGGGCGCGGCGGTCGCGTCCTCCACCCTGACGGCGGTCGCGGGCTTCGCGGCGCTGCTGGTGGCCGGCCACAACGGCGTGCGCTCCATGGGCATCATCGCCTGCATCGGCCTCATCACCACGCTGCTGGTGTCCTTCACGGTGCTGGCGGCGGTGATGCAGCTCATGCACGACAAGCGGCAGCGTGACGCGGGCAGCTCACCGTCGAACGGTTCGGCGGGCGGCGACGCGTCCTCCACACGCGCGGCCTGA
- a CDS encoding MXAN_6521/LA_1396 family lipoprotein: protein MGTFKRLGPVLGLMMLAGCASAVKSQRLRADYATVDRLQVKRLAVVTQPFPPGKQYVGDLWSLIARQWLNQNRDFLVKENTSLPERPTDLAFKDQCVEGIEGVLWLDPQVKQVGDGAEVALKAQLIRCRDGEEVWAAESAGSWDSKDEKYTARAEQYEKELGPDVAPFVVPSYKLLVATLDTLPNPELNEADKDEKIDLGE, encoded by the coding sequence ATGGGGACGTTCAAGCGACTGGGGCCGGTGCTGGGCCTGATGATGCTGGCGGGCTGTGCGAGCGCGGTAAAGAGCCAGCGGCTGCGCGCGGACTACGCGACGGTGGACCGGCTGCAGGTGAAGCGGCTGGCGGTGGTGACGCAGCCCTTCCCCCCGGGCAAGCAGTACGTGGGCGACCTGTGGAGCCTCATCGCGCGGCAGTGGCTGAACCAGAACCGGGACTTCCTGGTGAAGGAGAACACGTCCCTGCCGGAGCGGCCCACGGACCTGGCCTTCAAGGACCAGTGCGTGGAGGGGATTGAGGGCGTGCTGTGGTTGGATCCGCAGGTGAAGCAGGTGGGGGACGGGGCGGAGGTGGCGCTGAAGGCGCAGCTCATCCGCTGCCGCGACGGCGAGGAGGTGTGGGCGGCGGAGTCGGCGGGGAGCTGGGATTCGAAGGACGAGAAGTACACCGCGCGCGCGGAGCAGTACGAGAAGGAGCTGGGGCCGGACGTGGCGCCCTTCGTCGTGCCCTCGTACAAGCTGCTGGTGGCGACGCTGGACACGCTGCCCAATCCCGAACTGAACGAAGCGGACAAGGACGAGAAGATCGATCTGGGCGAGTAG
- the ptsP gene encoding phosphoenolpyruvate--protein phosphotransferase → MSSQATPTLRLTGIGASPGVAVGHAFILDRKRIRTPKLRLADAEVEPERMRMKTAIDLSDRQLAELKDQITRTEGSDHALILEAHRLMLHDPMLVDEVNRLIVEDRINAEWAVRRTARKIKHLFDNIPDEYFRERRSDVDYVADRIIRNLMGQVVDEEVEVPAEAIVVAHDLPPADAAMMARSGRVAGFVTDLGGQTSHTAIVARARETPAVVGAGRASEQISPGDLIAMDGTRGVVLVNPSEDQLALFREEQRRYQESEQLALSTKDQPAVSTDGFRIRLNGNMEFLEEIPSLLAHGAEGIGLYRTEFMFLDRKTAPTEEEHYRAYKQVLEAMGGRPVTIRTLDLGGDKVPGKTKHEKEPNPAMGLRAIRYCLSNRELFRVQLRALLRASVHGNMRLMFPLICGVSELREARSELEACRTALGRAGVPVGKRFPVGIMVETPSAATIADRLAQEADFFSIGTNDLIQYSLAIDRQNREVAYLYRPLHLSVLRMLRGIVDAAKGANIPVSMCGEMAGDPLFTLVLLALGFDELSMTSGQIPVVKRLMRRVSRHEALEMLQAAMELTTAEEIERYVRTEMDRRFGGPEGSLLTSLRDVEPESL, encoded by the coding sequence GTGAGCAGCCAGGCCACCCCTACACTCAGGTTGACGGGCATCGGCGCCTCCCCGGGCGTGGCGGTGGGCCACGCCTTCATCCTGGACCGCAAGCGCATCCGCACGCCCAAGCTGCGCCTGGCCGACGCCGAGGTGGAGCCGGAGCGGATGCGGATGAAGACGGCCATCGACTTATCCGACCGCCAGCTCGCGGAGCTGAAGGATCAGATCACGCGCACGGAGGGCAGCGACCACGCCCTCATCCTGGAAGCGCACCGGCTGATGCTCCACGACCCCATGCTCGTGGATGAGGTCAACCGCCTCATCGTGGAGGACCGCATCAACGCGGAGTGGGCGGTGCGCCGCACGGCCCGGAAGATAAAACACCTGTTCGACAACATCCCGGACGAGTACTTCCGCGAGCGCCGTTCGGACGTGGACTACGTGGCCGACCGCATCATCCGCAACCTGATGGGCCAGGTGGTGGATGAAGAGGTGGAGGTCCCCGCGGAGGCCATCGTGGTGGCGCACGACCTGCCGCCCGCGGACGCGGCGATGATGGCGCGCAGCGGCCGCGTCGCGGGCTTCGTCACCGACCTGGGCGGCCAGACGAGCCACACGGCCATCGTGGCCCGCGCCCGGGAGACGCCCGCGGTGGTGGGCGCGGGGCGCGCGAGCGAGCAGATTTCGCCGGGCGACCTCATCGCGATGGACGGCACGCGCGGCGTGGTGCTGGTGAACCCGTCGGAGGACCAGCTGGCGCTCTTCCGCGAGGAGCAGCGCCGCTACCAGGAGAGCGAGCAGCTGGCGCTCAGCACCAAGGACCAGCCGGCGGTGAGCACGGACGGCTTCCGCATCCGGCTCAACGGCAACATGGAGTTCCTGGAGGAGATCCCCTCGCTCCTGGCGCACGGCGCGGAGGGCATCGGCCTGTACCGCACGGAGTTCATGTTCCTGGACCGCAAGACGGCGCCCACGGAGGAGGAGCACTACCGCGCCTACAAGCAGGTGCTGGAGGCGATGGGCGGCCGGCCCGTCACCATCCGCACGCTGGACCTGGGCGGCGACAAGGTGCCGGGCAAGACGAAGCACGAGAAGGAGCCCAACCCGGCCATGGGCCTGAGGGCCATCCGCTACTGCCTGTCCAACCGGGAGCTGTTCCGGGTGCAGCTGAGGGCGCTGCTGCGCGCGAGCGTGCACGGCAACATGCGGCTGATGTTCCCCCTCATCTGCGGGGTGAGCGAGCTGCGCGAGGCCCGCAGCGAGCTGGAGGCGTGCCGCACCGCGCTGGGGCGTGCCGGGGTGCCGGTGGGCAAGCGCTTCCCCGTGGGCATCATGGTGGAGACGCCGAGCGCGGCGACCATCGCGGACCGGCTGGCGCAGGAAGCGGACTTCTTCTCCATCGGGACGAACGACCTCATCCAGTACTCGCTCGCCATCGACCGCCAGAACCGCGAGGTGGCGTACCTGTACCGGCCGCTGCACCTGTCGGTGCTGCGCATGCTCCGGGGCATCGTGGACGCGGCGAAGGGCGCCAACATCCCGGTGTCCATGTGCGGCGAAATGGCCGGCGACCCGCTCTTCACCCTGGTGCTGCTGGCGCTGGGCTTCGACGAGCTGTCGATGACGTCCGGGCAGATTCCGGTGGTGAAGCGGCTGATGCGCCGGGTGAGCCGCCACGAGGCGCTGGAGATGCTCCAGGCCGCCATGGAGCTGACCACGGCGGAGGAGATTGAGCGCTACGTGCGCACGGAGATGGACCGGCGCTTCGGCGGCCCGGAGGGCTCGCTGCTGACCTCGCTGCGCGACGTGGAACCGGAGTCCCTGTAG
- a CDS encoding site-specific recombinase has product MTVSSPAPQPLVRSLPSAREVDAFCVQYAPRAPGHPAVRDLFRLLVEVPEDGLEARLAWVERWIHWMRERIPAQGLLDDEDTTLSPANSRLLLLVRVLEGEAPLRASVTKLVSGVCAGSRGLKLFAQVGLSGGNGFFSELTDRFVRGVLPAPPEPGKLSELLLRLFPVPEDAQWLSALSPALLARLTMSVGDPPPPDPSPTARVRGDLMDALLLLGVQVTNLGLAEDVRDRSPDIAFRASPFLRLRMVCDVVLARDGAPDALRDLEQVKADCRRVVASVTRHLEHSGVSVDLVYRLERIRRGLDRMEAIARVLGAARGEARWKEALALLSDLLRYAHADRSVLALVRRNARLLARKSIERTGNTGEHYITATPDEFHRMVHSAAGGGLLTAFTAALKFFLAGLSLAPFFAGFFAALNYAGSFVVMQLMGFTLATRQPSMTASTLAAAIGEETVEDEATSDGRMERLAALVPRITRSQLAAALGNLGCVLPAAVALALGFQWLRGHALLSVAQAEQVVASLHPWHSATLLWAAFTGVLLWMSSVAAGWFENFVVYRRLPEALAHHRALRAVLGERNARRVADALMHHAAGVGGSVTLGVLLVVGPGIGNFFGLPLDIRHVTLSFGSLAFAGCSLGPSAVMEPGFLAALLGVVVIGILNFGVSFTLALGLALRARDVPLREGVRFVGAMALRFLRQPGPFLVPPREAPANPDVLAIPLAGPPGH; this is encoded by the coding sequence ATGACCGTCTCTTCCCCCGCCCCGCAACCCCTGGTCCGCAGCCTGCCGTCCGCCCGTGAGGTGGATGCGTTCTGCGTCCAGTACGCGCCCCGGGCCCCGGGCCACCCCGCCGTGCGCGACCTGTTCCGGCTGCTGGTGGAGGTCCCCGAGGACGGCCTGGAGGCGCGGCTCGCGTGGGTGGAGCGGTGGATCCACTGGATGCGCGAGCGCATCCCCGCCCAGGGCCTGCTGGACGACGAGGACACCACGCTGTCCCCGGCGAACTCGCGGCTCCTGCTGCTGGTGCGCGTGCTGGAGGGGGAAGCGCCGCTGCGCGCGTCCGTCACGAAGCTGGTGTCGGGGGTGTGCGCGGGCAGCCGGGGCCTGAAGCTCTTCGCCCAGGTGGGGCTGAGCGGTGGCAACGGCTTCTTCTCCGAACTGACGGACCGCTTCGTGCGCGGCGTGCTGCCCGCGCCGCCGGAGCCCGGCAAGCTGTCAGAGCTGCTGCTGCGCCTGTTCCCGGTGCCGGAGGACGCGCAGTGGCTGTCCGCGCTGTCCCCTGCCCTGCTGGCGCGGCTGACGATGTCGGTGGGTGACCCGCCACCGCCGGACCCGTCCCCCACGGCGCGCGTGCGCGGCGACCTGATGGACGCGCTGCTGCTCTTGGGCGTGCAGGTGACGAACCTGGGGCTGGCGGAGGACGTGCGCGACCGCAGCCCGGACATCGCCTTCCGCGCCTCGCCCTTCCTGCGCCTGCGGATGGTGTGCGACGTGGTGCTGGCGCGCGACGGGGCCCCGGACGCGCTGCGCGACCTGGAGCAGGTGAAGGCGGACTGCCGGCGGGTGGTGGCGTCCGTCACGCGGCACCTGGAGCACTCGGGCGTCAGCGTGGACCTGGTGTACCGGCTGGAGCGCATCCGCCGCGGCCTGGACCGGATGGAGGCCATCGCGCGCGTGCTGGGCGCGGCCCGGGGCGAGGCGCGCTGGAAGGAGGCGCTGGCGCTCTTGTCGGACCTCTTGCGGTACGCGCACGCGGACCGCTCCGTGCTGGCGCTGGTCCGGCGCAACGCGCGGCTGCTGGCGCGCAAGAGCATCGAGCGCACCGGCAACACCGGCGAGCACTACATCACCGCGACGCCGGACGAGTTCCACCGCATGGTGCACTCCGCGGCGGGGGGCGGGCTGCTCACCGCGTTCACCGCCGCGCTGAAGTTCTTCCTGGCCGGGCTGTCGCTGGCGCCCTTCTTCGCGGGCTTCTTCGCCGCGCTCAACTACGCCGGCAGCTTCGTGGTGATGCAGTTGATGGGCTTCACGCTGGCCACCCGGCAGCCGTCCATGACGGCCTCCACCCTGGCGGCGGCCATCGGCGAGGAGACCGTCGAGGACGAAGCCACCTCCGACGGGCGCATGGAGCGGCTGGCCGCGCTGGTGCCGCGCATCACCCGCTCGCAGTTGGCGGCGGCCCTGGGCAACCTGGGCTGCGTGCTGCCCGCGGCGGTGGCGCTGGCGCTGGGCTTCCAGTGGCTCCGGGGCCACGCGCTCCTGTCGGTGGCGCAGGCCGAGCAGGTGGTGGCGTCGCTGCACCCCTGGCACAGCGCCACGCTCCTGTGGGCCGCCTTCACCGGGGTGCTGCTCTGGATGTCCAGCGTGGCCGCGGGCTGGTTCGAGAACTTCGTCGTCTACCGGCGCCTGCCGGAGGCGCTGGCCCACCACCGCGCCCTGCGCGCCGTGCTGGGCGAGCGCAACGCGCGCCGCGTGGCGGACGCGCTGATGCACCACGCGGCAGGCGTGGGCGGCAGCGTCACCCTGGGCGTGCTGCTGGTGGTGGGGCCCGGCATCGGCAACTTCTTCGGGCTGCCGCTGGACATCCGGCACGTCACGCTGTCGTTCGGCTCGCTGGCCTTCGCCGGCTGCTCGCTGGGCCCCTCGGCGGTGATGGAGCCGGGCTTCCTGGCCGCCCTGCTGGGGGTGGTCGTCATCGGCATCCTCAACTTCGGCGTGTCCTTCACGCTGGCCCTGGGGCTGGCCCTGCGCGCCCGGGACGTCCCCCTGCGCGAGGGCGTGCGCTTCGTGGGCGCCATGGCCCTGCGCTTCCTACGGCAGCCCGGCCCCTTCCTGGTCCCCCCCCGCGAAGCCCCCGCCAACCCGGACGTCCTGGCCATCCCCCTGGCCGGCCCCCCGGGGCACTGA
- a CDS encoding ABC transporter substrate-binding protein has translation MNAHFRSLSMLVAVTLAVPAFAAPNKANDAITKPVKTVVQSVRYEKDLKALENLGGDQQGAFLLGDNWTKGTDAQRKEFLQLFHSLFAKLAFPKVRENFKNLDSITYDEPQVTGDKALVGSTIFINHPLKKQEMKLKYSVEKVGAAWKVVDVSVLGDSMLTGIREDQVGPLFKEGGWDGLLGAMRAKNNELAAVKLK, from the coding sequence CTGAACGCCCACTTCCGCTCCCTCTCCATGCTGGTTGCCGTCACCCTCGCCGTGCCCGCGTTCGCCGCGCCCAACAAGGCGAATGACGCCATCACCAAGCCGGTGAAGACCGTGGTGCAGTCCGTGCGCTACGAGAAGGACCTCAAGGCCCTGGAGAACCTGGGCGGCGACCAGCAGGGCGCCTTCCTCCTGGGCGACAACTGGACCAAGGGCACCGACGCCCAGAGGAAGGAATTCCTGCAGCTCTTCCACAGCCTCTTCGCGAAGCTCGCCTTCCCCAAGGTGCGCGAGAACTTCAAGAACCTGGACTCCATCACCTACGACGAGCCGCAGGTGACGGGCGACAAGGCGCTGGTGGGCTCCACCATCTTCATCAACCACCCGCTGAAGAAGCAGGAGATGAAGCTGAAGTATTCCGTGGAGAAGGTGGGCGCCGCGTGGAAGGTCGTGGACGTGTCCGTGCTGGGTGACTCCATGCTCACCGGCATCCGCGAGGACCAGGTGGGCCCCCTCTTCAAGGAGGGCGGCTGGGACGGCCTGCTCGGCGCCATGCGCGCGAAGAACAACGAGCTCGCTGCGGTGAAGCTGAAGTAA
- the metK gene encoding methionine adenosyltransferase produces the protein MPTDFLFTSESVTEGHPDKIADQISDGVLDAIIAKDPQARVAVETLVKTGLAIVAGEVTTNCYVDIPKIVRSTITRIGYTDSSMGYDGNTCGVMVAIEGQSQDIARGVDNKKDQGAGDQGMMFGFACDETPELMPAPIHYAHQLTRRLAEVRRKNHTWIRPDGKSQVTVEYKDGRPVRIDAVVVSTQHADDVSNKKIQEAIREDVILKVLPKKLIDNKTKFFINPTGRFVIGGPMGDSGVTGRKIIVDTYGGMGRHGGGAFSGKDPSKVDRSAAYMGRYIAKNVVAAGLASRCEVQVSYAIGVAEPVSVMVETFGTATVPEEQIARAVRQTFGLRPREITEHLDLLRPIYQKTAAYGHFGRSDKDFTWERTDKKDALREAAASAAPKTRTPRLKAV, from the coding sequence ATGCCTACCGACTTCCTGTTCACGTCTGAATCCGTCACCGAAGGCCACCCGGACAAGATCGCCGACCAGATCTCCGACGGTGTGCTCGATGCCATCATCGCCAAGGATCCGCAGGCGCGCGTCGCCGTGGAGACGCTCGTGAAGACGGGCCTCGCCATCGTCGCGGGCGAGGTGACGACGAACTGCTACGTGGACATCCCGAAGATCGTCCGGTCGACCATCACGCGCATCGGCTACACCGATAGCTCCATGGGCTACGACGGCAACACCTGCGGCGTCATGGTGGCCATCGAAGGCCAGAGCCAGGACATCGCGCGCGGCGTGGACAACAAGAAGGACCAGGGCGCCGGCGACCAGGGCATGATGTTCGGCTTCGCGTGCGACGAGACGCCGGAGCTGATGCCCGCGCCCATCCACTACGCGCACCAGCTCACCCGCCGGCTGGCGGAGGTGCGCCGCAAGAACCACACGTGGATCCGCCCGGACGGCAAGAGCCAGGTCACGGTGGAGTACAAGGACGGCCGCCCGGTCCGCATCGACGCGGTGGTGGTGTCCACGCAGCACGCGGACGACGTCTCCAACAAGAAGATCCAGGAGGCCATCCGCGAGGACGTCATCCTCAAGGTCCTGCCGAAGAAGCTCATCGACAACAAGACCAAGTTCTTCATCAACCCCACGGGCCGCTTCGTCATCGGCGGCCCCATGGGCGACTCGGGCGTCACCGGCCGGAAGATCATCGTCGACACCTACGGCGGCATGGGCCGTCACGGTGGCGGCGCGTTCAGCGGCAAGGACCCGTCCAAGGTGGACCGCTCGGCCGCGTACATGGGCCGCTACATCGCCAAGAACGTCGTCGCCGCGGGGCTGGCCAGCCGCTGCGAGGTGCAGGTGTCCTACGCCATCGGCGTGGCGGAGCCCGTCAGCGTGATGGTGGAGACCTTCGGCACGGCCACCGTGCCCGAGGAGCAGATCGCCCGCGCCGTGCGCCAGACCTTCGGGCTGCGTCCGCGTGAAATCACGGAGCACCTGGACCTGCTGCGGCCCATCTACCAGAAGACCGCCGCGTACGGTCACTTCGGCCGCTCCGACAAGGACTTCACCTGGGAGCGCACCGACAAGAAGGACGCGCTGCGCGAGGCCGCTGCCTCCGCCGCCCCCAAGACGCGCACGCCCCGCCTCAAGGCCGTCTGA
- a CDS encoding HPr family phosphocarrier protein yields the protein MPSEAQGTFEIVNALGLHARAAAQMVKVANRFKSEVSIASEGNRANAKSIMGVLMLAAGQGVKVTITCKGEDAEACLSELKKLIADRFGEAQ from the coding sequence ATGCCGAGCGAGGCCCAGGGAACATTCGAGATCGTCAACGCGCTGGGGCTGCATGCCCGGGCCGCGGCGCAGATGGTCAAGGTGGCCAACCGCTTCAAGAGTGAGGTCTCCATCGCGTCGGAAGGCAACCGCGCGAACGCCAAGTCCATCATGGGCGTGCTGATGCTCGCGGCGGGGCAGGGCGTGAAGGTGACCATCACCTGCAAGGGCGAGGACGCGGAGGCCTGCCTGTCCGAATTGAAGAAGCTCATCGCGGACCGCTTTGGCGAAGCGCAGTGA
- a CDS encoding methionyl-tRNA formyltransferase: MPTSGGASGWRIVLLTVAPSVAHDFTLALRAQGHEVVALVVPAGVRGPRPLDMEGWAELGRLFESAPPSLDVLLVSERAHLAARLLALKPDLILSFFFPWKLTPEALALAPRGAINVHPSLLPKYRGPCPVGWALRDDARELGLTFHRMDATFDTGPVLVQGTLPVIDEDTEETLFEKLMRASRRLLPRTLERVARGDAGEPQVDAGATPAPFFELAYRDIDWRDTARSVHLKVRACRFAVWREGQGDARAPLQGRWVRVQRTRAWRGEDPRAAPGTLLARQGDECLVQCGDSPLWLAAYTPEEP; this comes from the coding sequence ATGCCGACTTCGGGTGGCGCGTCTGGCTGGCGCATCGTGTTGCTGACCGTGGCGCCGTCGGTGGCGCACGACTTCACGTTGGCGCTGCGGGCCCAGGGGCATGAGGTGGTGGCGCTGGTGGTGCCCGCGGGCGTGCGAGGCCCGCGTCCCCTGGACATGGAGGGGTGGGCGGAGCTGGGGCGGCTGTTCGAGTCCGCGCCGCCGTCGCTGGACGTGCTGCTGGTGAGCGAGCGCGCGCACCTGGCGGCGCGGCTCCTGGCGCTGAAGCCGGACCTCATCCTGTCCTTCTTCTTCCCGTGGAAGCTGACGCCAGAGGCGCTGGCGCTGGCGCCCCGGGGGGCCATCAACGTGCACCCCTCGCTGCTGCCGAAGTACCGGGGCCCGTGTCCCGTGGGCTGGGCGCTGCGCGACGACGCGCGGGAGCTGGGGCTGACGTTCCACCGGATGGACGCGACGTTCGACACCGGGCCGGTGCTGGTGCAGGGCACGCTGCCCGTCATCGACGAGGACACGGAGGAGACCCTCTTCGAGAAGCTGATGCGCGCGTCGCGCCGGCTGCTGCCCAGGACGCTGGAGCGCGTGGCCCGGGGAGACGCGGGCGAGCCGCAGGTGGACGCGGGGGCGACACCCGCGCCCTTCTTCGAACTGGCGTACCGGGACATCGACTGGCGGGACACCGCGCGCTCCGTGCACCTGAAGGTGCGCGCGTGCCGCTTCGCCGTGTGGCGCGAGGGCCAGGGGGATGCGCGCGCGCCGTTGCAGGGCCGGTGGGTGCGGGTGCAGCGCACGCGCGCGTGGCGGGGAGAGGACCCCCGGGCGGCGCCGGGCACGCTCCTGGCGCGGCAGGGGGACGAGTGCCTGGTGCAGTGCGGGGACTCGCCGTTGTGGCTGGCGGCGTACACTCCGGAAGAGCCCTGA
- a CDS encoding MgtC/SapB family protein codes for MDSLVLIGRLVLATLLGGVLGMEREARNQAAGLRTHTLVALGSCCFTLSSVYTEWVLQPGKSPDGSETDISRIASQIVVGIGFLGAGVILREGGAVKGLTTAANLWVTAAVGLACGLGMYLAAGVTVGLALLSLVVLRPVARALTPQPGRHGHRKQEEEDGAPANGEEPRPK; via the coding sequence GTGGACTCCCTCGTACTCATCGGTCGTCTGGTGCTGGCCACGCTCCTGGGGGGCGTCCTGGGCATGGAGCGCGAGGCGCGCAACCAGGCCGCCGGGCTGCGCACGCACACGCTGGTGGCGCTGGGGTCGTGCTGCTTCACGCTCTCCAGCGTGTACACGGAGTGGGTGCTCCAGCCGGGGAAGTCCCCGGATGGCTCCGAGACGGACATCAGCCGCATCGCCAGTCAGATTGTCGTGGGCATCGGCTTCCTGGGCGCGGGCGTCATCCTGCGCGAAGGCGGCGCGGTGAAGGGGCTCACCACCGCGGCCAACCTCTGGGTCACCGCGGCGGTGGGCCTGGCCTGCGGGCTGGGGATGTACCTGGCGGCGGGCGTCACGGTGGGGCTGGCGCTGCTGTCCCTGGTGGTGCTGCGCCCCGTGGCCCGGGCCCTGACGCCGCAGCCCGGACGCCACGGCCACCGGAAGCAGGAAGAAGAAGACGGGGCCCCCGCCAATGGCGAGGAGCCCCGTCCGAAGTGA